A single region of the Canis lupus dingo isolate Sandy chromosome 38, ASM325472v2, whole genome shotgun sequence genome encodes:
- the LOC125754533 gene encoding gametogenetin-like, protein MLQGLPRQRNPRGTPREPGSTGGFGRSKVATAWDHTTQGREKTCAFCGVGYLETPEKGHKSQDPEAGVDSKSGSVARWESWRRRSQGGPPSGPRAQGGTQARLSWAFCRRPPPPPPPRQSPSIPIPPHLRATPCGSVNPISSARWIPESSSTGSSGLWRGPSHILGHQPHTQSRTISPSLAQRAYDRTALSLATSTSCCLATATPSPLHKGREAPSTLGGSKRVNGGRGLLPRQGPDWDWPGTGRLGAPDQGAGADTQGRGGKSPRGLRCSKPPQLQGTRETKETPRLAKLPATQWPVCLRNPEQGQRAERTVSRPPGGVPAKACPSPPHLPLPCPHSGNIL, encoded by the coding sequence ATGTTGCAAGGGCTGCCCCGCCAGAGGAACCCCAGAGGAACCCCACGGGAACCAGGGAGCACCGGAGGCTTCGGCAGGAGTAAAGTAGCAACCGCTTGGGACCACACAACTCAGGGCAGAGAGAAGACGTGTGCCTTCTGCGGCGTGGGCTACCTTGAAACTCCCGAGAAAGGGCACAAAAGCCAGGATCCCGAAGCCGGCGTGGATTCGAAGAGCGGGTCTGTGGCCCGCTGGGAAAGCTGGCGTCGCAGGAGCCAAGGCGGCCCACCCTCTGGGCCCCGGGCCCAGGGAGGCACTCAGGCCCGGCTGTCCTGGGCGTTCTGCAGacggccgcccccccccccccccccccgccagtcCCCATccatccccatccctccccatctGCGTGCCACCCCATGCGGGTCTGTAAATCCCATCTCCTCCGCCAGGTGGATTCCCGAGTCCTCAAGCACTGGGAGCTCCGGGCTCTGGCGCGGTCCCTCCCACATTCTAGGCCACCAGCCTCACACACAGTCCCGGACCATCTCTCCTTCCCTTGCCCAGAGGGCTTATGACAGGACAGCATTGTCCTTAGCAACCTCCACCTCCTGTTGCCTAGCAACTGCAACTCCGAGTCCCCtacacaaaggcagagaggccCCTTCCACACTGGGAGGCAGCAAGAGAGTTAATGGGGGCAGAGGCCTCCTCCCCCGCCAGGGCCCCGACTGGGACTGGCCTGGGACTGGCCGGCTGGGAGCTCCAgaccagggggcaggggcagacacacagggcaggggtgggaagagCCCCAGGGGTCTCCGCTGCTCGAAGCCCCCACAGCTCCAAGGAACAAGAGAGACAAAGGAAACCCCCAGGTTGGCAAAGTTGCCAGCCACCCAGTGGCCTGTCTGCCTGAGGAATccggagcaggggcagagggcagagaggacAGTTTCTCGTCCCCCCGGTGGGGTCCCAGCCAAAGCCTGTCCCTCGCCGCCCCACCTGCCCTTGCCCTGTCCTCACTCAGGCAACATTCTGTAG